A window of Synechococcus sp. MEDNS5 contains these coding sequences:
- a CDS encoding alanine--glyoxylate aminotransferase family protein → MTHSLPQVESRHRQSVGPINTPDRLLLGPGPSNAHPTVLSALARTPIGHLDPLYVDLMGEVQELLRYAWQTDNRLTLPMSGTGSAAMEATLANTVEPGDRVLVAVKGYFGNRLADMAGRYRADVRVIEKPWGEAFTLDELASALQHHKPAVLAMVHAETSTGVRQPMEGVGDLCREHDCLLLLDTVTSLGGVPLYLDEWKVDMAYSCSQKGLSCPPGLGPFTMGPRAEAKLAARKDKVPNWYLDVSLLNQYWGSDRVYHHTAPVNMNFGMREALRLLAEEGLDNAWSRHRRNAEALWHGLESLGLSMHVPEDLRLPTLTTVRIPDDVDGKAFSSHLLNSHGIEVGGGLGVLAGKIWRIGLMGYNSTPENVNRLLNLFESELPRFRQGSCVAA, encoded by the coding sequence ATGACGCACTCTCTTCCCCAGGTTGAATCGCGCCATCGCCAATCCGTTGGACCTATCAACACGCCTGACCGCCTTTTATTAGGTCCAGGTCCCTCAAACGCCCATCCGACTGTTCTGTCAGCTCTGGCAAGAACGCCGATCGGTCATCTCGATCCCCTTTACGTTGACCTGATGGGTGAGGTCCAGGAATTGCTCCGTTACGCCTGGCAGACGGACAATCGCCTCACCTTGCCCATGAGCGGCACCGGGAGTGCCGCGATGGAAGCCACGTTGGCGAACACGGTTGAGCCTGGCGATCGTGTCTTGGTTGCGGTTAAAGGGTATTTCGGGAATCGCCTGGCCGACATGGCTGGCCGATACAGGGCTGATGTCCGCGTCATCGAAAAACCCTGGGGCGAGGCGTTCACGCTCGATGAGTTGGCTTCTGCACTGCAGCATCACAAGCCTGCAGTGCTGGCCATGGTGCACGCTGAAACTTCCACAGGGGTGCGCCAACCGATGGAGGGCGTTGGTGATCTCTGCCGTGAGCACGACTGTCTTCTTCTCCTGGACACGGTCACATCACTCGGAGGTGTCCCCCTCTATCTCGATGAATGGAAGGTGGATATGGCCTACAGCTGCAGCCAGAAGGGTCTGAGCTGCCCCCCAGGCTTGGGACCGTTCACCATGGGTCCTCGTGCGGAAGCCAAGCTCGCTGCCAGAAAGGACAAGGTTCCTAATTGGTATCTGGATGTTTCCCTGTTGAACCAGTACTGGGGGAGTGACAGGGTTTATCACCACACGGCGCCGGTGAACATGAACTTCGGCATGCGTGAAGCCCTACGTCTGCTTGCAGAGGAAGGTCTGGACAATGCCTGGTCACGCCATCGCCGCAATGCTGAAGCGCTTTGGCATGGACTGGAATCGCTCGGCCTTTCAATGCACGTTCCCGAGGACCTACGACTGCCCACACTCACGACCGTTCGGATTCCCGACGATGTGGATGGGAAAGCCTTCTCCTCCCATCTTCTTAACTCCCACGGCATTGAAGTTGGCGGTGGTCTTGGCGTTCTGGCAGGGAAAATCTGGAGAATTGGCCTAATGGGCTACAACTCCACTCCTGAGAATGTGAACCGTCTGCTCAATTTGTTTGAGTCGGAGCTTCCTCGCTTTCGCCAGGGCTCCTGCGTCGCTGCCTGA
- a CDS encoding transglycosylase domain-containing protein has translation MAKLTPKQQAPARLTIHQHDRPDQTLHLHGEGYRIGRDQALEICIEHPAVSRQHAVLQKRNRQWYLLDQGSTNGLWWRGRRVKEIELNDGDQISLAPATEAGAPSLQFENPADRGGQRIRRWLGIGLLLALGGSGALLLLAGLDVPVRGRLATVRGPVAIYDGNNKPLDSVDSSRHRELATLADFSPSLINALLSSEDNRFWWHPGVDPIGTVRAFATNLTGGRVLEGGSSLTQQLARSLYPDLVGEGDTLGRKWRELLVALQLESRFSKGELLLSYLNRVYLGVGWGFDDASRTFFNKSAGSLTVEEAALLVGLLPSPNGHDPCQFPQRALEARNRVLNKMADAGRLSLDAARAARRQPIQLAKNACSKEATRRSAPFYTDQVRRDLTALVGPEVAAEGNFLIETHLDPVLQSVIERRLRNLIRNAGGLGVSEGAAVVIDSRSGGVLAIAGGRDYRFSQFNRASMAMRQPGSTFKLMTYLAALDRGVKPTESIDCSAMEWGGQRFESPCNGRLTLTSAFASSSNTAALRLAKRVGLEQVVRQARALGITTPLDPVPGLALGQSEVRLIELTSAYAAVVNKGEWKPPTTIRRLMDAETCRQDNLRGCGSLTGAEDNSLNAGRQAIRPDVAKQMQAMLRAVVRNGTGTGASLGGEEGGKTGTTNDGRDLLFIGYEPSRHWVLGIWLGNDDNSPSASSSALAASLWGEIMRSAGRGGLNTR, from the coding sequence ATGGCCAAGTTGACTCCTAAGCAACAGGCTCCAGCGCGGCTGACGATCCATCAGCATGATCGCCCCGATCAAACCCTTCACCTTCACGGGGAGGGATATCGCATCGGTCGCGATCAAGCGCTGGAGATCTGCATTGAGCATCCCGCCGTCAGCCGCCAGCACGCCGTACTTCAGAAGCGCAATCGGCAGTGGTATCTCCTGGATCAGGGTTCCACCAACGGCCTCTGGTGGCGAGGACGCAGGGTTAAGGAAATCGAATTAAACGACGGCGACCAGATCAGCCTGGCTCCCGCCACGGAAGCAGGAGCCCCATCCCTGCAGTTTGAAAATCCAGCTGACCGGGGTGGACAACGCATCCGGCGCTGGCTTGGGATCGGACTCCTGCTGGCTCTGGGGGGATCGGGTGCTCTGCTTCTTCTTGCTGGTCTGGATGTGCCCGTCCGTGGCCGACTGGCCACTGTGCGTGGACCTGTGGCCATCTACGACGGCAACAACAAACCTCTCGATTCCGTTGATTCCAGTCGTCATCGGGAATTGGCCACTCTCGCCGACTTTTCACCATCGCTGATCAACGCCCTACTCAGCAGTGAGGACAACCGTTTCTGGTGGCACCCAGGGGTTGATCCCATTGGAACCGTGCGTGCGTTCGCCACCAACCTGACCGGTGGACGGGTTCTGGAAGGGGGCAGCAGCCTCACCCAGCAACTGGCCAGAAGCCTGTACCCGGATCTGGTTGGCGAGGGGGACACCCTGGGCAGGAAATGGAGAGAACTGCTGGTCGCCCTGCAGCTGGAGAGTCGCTTCAGCAAGGGTGAACTGCTCTTGAGCTATCTCAACAGGGTGTACCTCGGGGTGGGGTGGGGTTTCGACGATGCCTCCCGAACCTTTTTCAATAAATCAGCTGGGTCGCTCACGGTGGAGGAAGCAGCGCTGTTGGTGGGCCTCTTGCCCTCGCCCAATGGCCACGACCCTTGCCAGTTTCCGCAGAGAGCTCTCGAAGCCCGAAACAGAGTTCTGAACAAGATGGCGGATGCCGGGCGGCTCTCCCTGGATGCAGCGCGCGCGGCCCGTCGCCAGCCCATTCAGCTGGCCAAAAATGCTTGCAGCAAAGAGGCCACACGTCGCTCCGCTCCCTTTTACACCGATCAGGTCAGGAGGGACTTAACGGCTCTGGTGGGCCCCGAGGTGGCAGCTGAGGGCAACTTCCTAATCGAAACCCACCTCGATCCGGTGCTTCAGAGCGTGATTGAACGACGCCTGCGCAACCTGATCAGGAATGCCGGCGGGTTGGGTGTCAGTGAGGGCGCTGCCGTCGTGATCGACAGTCGCAGTGGTGGTGTGCTCGCAATTGCCGGTGGACGCGACTACCGCTTCAGCCAGTTCAACCGTGCCTCCATGGCCATGCGACAGCCAGGAAGCACTTTCAAGCTCATGACTTACCTGGCAGCGCTGGACCGGGGAGTGAAGCCCACTGAGAGCATCGACTGCAGCGCCATGGAATGGGGTGGACAGCGGTTTGAAAGTCCCTGCAATGGTCGTCTCACGCTCACCAGCGCTTTCGCATCAAGCAGCAACACGGCAGCCCTGCGCCTCGCCAAGCGTGTGGGACTGGAACAGGTGGTTCGTCAGGCCCGGGCCTTGGGCATCACCACCCCTCTCGATCCCGTCCCTGGATTGGCGCTGGGACAGAGCGAAGTGCGCTTGATCGAGCTCACCAGTGCCTACGCCGCCGTGGTCAACAAAGGCGAATGGAAACCACCCACCACGATCCGCCGCTTGATGGATGCTGAAACCTGCCGGCAGGACAATCTGCGTGGATGCGGCAGTCTCACTGGGGCGGAAGACAACAGCCTGAATGCCGGACGTCAGGCCATCCGCCCGGACGTTGCCAAACAAATGCAGGCGATGCTGCGAGCGGTGGTGAGAAATGGAACAGGCACCGGAGCGTCCCTGGGAGGAGAAGAAGGAGGAAAGACCGGAACCACCAATGACGGACGCGATCTTCTGTTCATCGGCTACGAACCAAGCCGTCACTGGGTGCTGGGAATCTGGCTTGGCAACGACGACAACAGTCCCTCGGCCAGCTCGAGTGCGCTGGCAGCATCTCTGTGGGGGGAAATCATGCGTTCTGCAGGACGCGGCGGGCTGAATACGCGATAA
- a CDS encoding biotin transporter BioY, giving the protein MRALATWSGAVAGLFLILVGSLIQAALVVPLPELPPPVLPLPSTWQVPALLLCSLVAGPRAGVIASVAYLTIGLVDLPVFYGGGGIAYVLTPGFGYLAGFIPAAWLTGRLAMQSGMNDIPRLTLAAMAGLLIIQLCGLLNLLLGAGLGRWQQPLAELLFSYSLGPLVAQLALCCAAGLLARCMRGLLWVE; this is encoded by the coding sequence GTGAGGGCTTTGGCCACATGGAGCGGCGCTGTCGCCGGTCTGTTCCTGATTCTGGTGGGCAGCCTGATCCAGGCGGCTCTGGTGGTTCCCCTGCCTGAGCTGCCTCCACCTGTGTTGCCTTTGCCCAGCACCTGGCAGGTGCCGGCGCTGCTTTTGTGTTCTCTGGTTGCAGGACCTCGCGCCGGTGTGATCGCCTCTGTTGCTTACTTAACCATCGGCCTTGTGGATCTGCCTGTGTTTTATGGCGGTGGCGGCATTGCTTACGTGCTCACGCCTGGATTCGGATACCTGGCGGGATTCATCCCGGCCGCATGGTTGACCGGTCGATTAGCCATGCAGAGCGGCATGAATGACATCCCCCGGCTCACGCTGGCTGCCATGGCCGGTTTGCTCATCATTCAGCTCTGCGGGCTGCTCAATCTCCTTTTGGGTGCAGGACTCGGTCGCTGGCAGCAACCCCTGGCTGAGCTGTTGTTTAGCTATAGCCTCGGCCCCTTGGTTGCGCAGCTGGCCCTTTGCTGCGCAGCAGGTTTATTGGCCCGTTGCATGCGCGGTCTGTTGTGGGTGGAATGA
- a CDS encoding pitrilysin family protein has translation MGLCHATLTAISSGPALEYLTLANKSTLVSAELPGAGLTCLDFWCRGGSFWERKGEEGMAHFLEHMVFKGSEQLQPGDFDRQIEALGGSSNAATGFDDVHFHVLVPPKETAAALDLLLDLVLNPSLDQGSFTMEREVVLEEISQFRDQPDDLVFQSVLELCLPKHPYGRPVLGLDSSLKAMDPSGMRRYHQRRYQGPNCCLAVAGAIPNDLINQVRGSALTALSNEADAAAPNPYAQGSRSAEQLPFQSGRECQSFARLESARLLMVWPTAAASDPIGVAGADLATTILSEGRRSRLVQRLREDLQIVESIDMDVTTLEQGSLVMLEACCPEDQLQRVEQEIREELQRSAEKPVLEEERKRAFQMVGNGYRFSLEAPGSVAGCAGSQAVWGRQRQLLEPLKDLEQWSATALQECVMQRLQPDQACTLIARPSESA, from the coding sequence ATGGGACTTTGCCACGCGACCCTGACAGCGATCTCATCCGGTCCTGCACTGGAATACCTCACTCTTGCGAACAAAAGCACCCTGGTGTCGGCAGAACTGCCGGGTGCGGGTCTTACCTGCCTTGATTTCTGGTGTCGGGGGGGAAGCTTCTGGGAACGCAAGGGAGAAGAGGGCATGGCTCATTTTCTCGAACACATGGTGTTCAAGGGGAGTGAGCAGTTGCAACCAGGAGACTTCGATCGCCAAATCGAAGCCCTCGGCGGCAGCAGCAATGCCGCCACCGGTTTCGATGACGTGCACTTCCATGTTCTTGTTCCACCCAAGGAGACAGCCGCAGCGTTGGACCTGCTGCTTGATCTGGTTTTGAACCCCTCCCTCGATCAGGGTTCTTTCACCATGGAACGTGAGGTGGTGCTGGAGGAAATCTCCCAATTCCGCGACCAACCCGATGATCTTGTGTTCCAAAGCGTGCTGGAACTCTGCTTGCCCAAACACCCCTATGGCCGCCCAGTCCTAGGGCTCGACTCCAGCCTGAAAGCGATGGACCCCTCGGGAATGCGTCGCTACCACCAACGCCGTTACCAGGGGCCGAACTGCTGCCTTGCCGTTGCTGGAGCCATTCCCAATGACCTCATCAACCAAGTGAGAGGAAGTGCGCTCACGGCATTGAGCAATGAGGCTGATGCCGCAGCTCCGAACCCTTATGCCCAAGGCAGCCGCTCAGCGGAGCAGCTGCCTTTTCAAAGCGGAAGGGAATGCCAGAGCTTTGCGAGACTTGAGTCAGCACGCCTCCTGATGGTCTGGCCAACCGCTGCGGCTTCTGACCCTATTGGGGTGGCGGGGGCGGACCTGGCGACCACGATCTTGTCCGAAGGGCGTCGGAGCCGGCTGGTGCAACGTCTCCGCGAAGATCTGCAGATCGTCGAGTCCATCGACATGGACGTGACGACACTCGAGCAGGGAAGTCTGGTGATGCTTGAGGCCTGCTGCCCCGAAGACCAACTGCAACGGGTTGAACAGGAAATCAGAGAGGAACTTCAGCGCAGCGCCGAGAAACCCGTGCTCGAGGAGGAACGAAAGCGGGCTTTCCAAATGGTGGGCAATGGATACCGATTCAGCCTTGAAGCCCCGGGCTCGGTGGCGGGCTGCGCGGGCTCCCAGGCCGTCTGGGGACGACAGCGTCAGCTGCTCGAACCTCTCAAGGATCTCGAACAGTGGAGCGCGACAGCCCTGCAGGAGTGTGTGATGCAGCGGCTCCAGCCAGACCAGGCATGCACTTTGATCGCTCGCCCTTCGGAATCAGCATGA
- a CDS encoding aminotransferase class V-fold PLP-dependent enzyme, producing the protein MVFDRDSFLHGPARSSSEALDPLAPFASPDGLDPQLQTFLQEACAQLCGWFGSANQRSPLPSLRLLPDAFPETEGLGAQNLLDDLQQVMDGAYQPSHPGALAHLDPPPNTASVAAELICAGLNNNLLAEELSPSLSQLERQLCGWFASCLDLPMGSGGVAASGGTLSNLTALVTARHSLGLNGVSDAVVLTSDDAHVSLAKACRVMGLRADALRRIPVDANGCLRLDVLQEELHRLASKQRPCLAIVATAGTTVRGAIDPLRAIGTIAQTHGTWLHVDGAIGAVFALSGETRELVNGLSEADSITVNPQKLLGIAKTSSLLLVRDTSTLHAAFGTGLPYMEPASVGAHGGEMGLQGSRPAEILKLWLGLRQLGMVGINSLLVKAVARRERLQQCLDDQALDLLSGPLHLLTCVPKNADSDRSERWSARLRQGLLDEQIMVSRPQYRGLHHIKVVLGNPHTSDALIDHLGMRINQSIGRSLH; encoded by the coding sequence ATGGTTTTTGATCGCGACTCTTTCTTGCACGGCCCCGCTCGGTCATCTTCAGAAGCGTTGGACCCATTGGCCCCCTTCGCTTCGCCCGATGGCCTGGACCCTCAGTTGCAGACATTTCTGCAGGAGGCCTGCGCCCAACTTTGCGGCTGGTTTGGTTCTGCCAATCAGCGGTCTCCCCTGCCTTCGTTGCGGTTGCTCCCTGATGCTTTCCCTGAGACGGAAGGACTTGGAGCGCAAAATCTTCTCGATGATCTTCAGCAGGTCATGGATGGTGCTTACCAGCCATCCCATCCAGGTGCCTTGGCCCATCTGGATCCTCCACCCAATACAGCCTCGGTCGCAGCAGAGCTGATCTGTGCAGGACTGAACAACAACCTTCTGGCTGAGGAACTGTCACCAAGTCTTTCGCAGCTGGAGCGTCAACTCTGTGGATGGTTTGCGTCCTGTCTCGACCTCCCCATGGGATCAGGGGGCGTCGCTGCCAGCGGAGGCACTCTGAGCAACCTCACCGCGCTGGTCACAGCTCGTCATTCCCTGGGGCTGAATGGTGTTTCTGACGCTGTCGTTCTGACAAGCGATGACGCCCATGTCTCCTTGGCCAAGGCCTGCAGGGTGATGGGGCTTCGTGCTGATGCTTTGCGGCGAATCCCCGTGGATGCCAATGGATGTCTGCGGTTGGATGTTCTGCAAGAGGAACTCCACCGTCTCGCGTCTAAGCAGCGTCCGTGTTTGGCCATCGTCGCCACAGCTGGAACGACAGTGCGTGGTGCGATTGACCCCTTGCGGGCCATCGGGACGATTGCCCAAACCCATGGCACCTGGCTGCATGTGGATGGTGCCATCGGCGCTGTTTTTGCTCTCTCCGGGGAAACCCGCGAATTGGTGAACGGATTGTCTGAAGCCGATTCAATCACCGTCAATCCCCAGAAACTGCTCGGGATCGCCAAAACCTCCTCGTTGTTGCTGGTTCGCGATACGTCCACACTGCACGCTGCTTTCGGAACCGGACTGCCTTACATGGAGCCTGCTTCCGTTGGTGCTCACGGTGGTGAGATGGGATTGCAAGGCAGCAGACCGGCGGAAATTCTCAAGCTCTGGCTTGGATTGCGTCAACTTGGGATGGTTGGAATCAACTCGCTTCTGGTGAAGGCTGTGGCACGCAGAGAGCGGTTGCAGCAATGCCTCGACGACCAAGCGCTGGATCTTCTTTCTGGCCCGCTCCATCTCTTGACCTGTGTACCGAAAAACGCAGACTCTGACCGAAGTGAACGTTGGTCAGCTCGTCTCCGTCAGGGACTTCTCGATGAACAAATCATGGTGTCAAGACCCCAATACAGAGGCCTCCACCACATCAAAGTGGTGCTCGGGAATCCCCATACGTCTGACGCGCTGATCGATCATCTGGGGATGCGCATCAACCAATCGATCGGGCGGAGTCTGCACTGA
- the lspA gene encoding signal peptidase II — protein sequence MVILDQWSKHWARSALILGRPVPFIPGFLQLRLVHNTGAAFSLFTDSTLVLGVLSLLVTLGVTAWIWSQPKRCFWMGLALAFLLGGTLGNGIDRWRLGHVTDFLELVPIQFPIFNWADVVINFAVVCFAVDAFRERHGQVDS from the coding sequence ATGGTGATCCTTGATCAGTGGAGCAAGCACTGGGCTCGTTCCGCATTGATCCTCGGCAGGCCAGTGCCGTTCATCCCCGGCTTTCTGCAGCTTCGTCTCGTGCACAACACAGGTGCAGCCTTCAGTTTGTTCACAGACTCCACTCTGGTTCTCGGCGTTCTGAGCCTGCTAGTGACGCTTGGAGTCACGGCATGGATCTGGAGTCAGCCAAAGCGTTGTTTCTGGATGGGTCTTGCTTTGGCATTTCTGCTTGGAGGAACCCTCGGCAATGGCATCGATCGTTGGCGCCTCGGCCACGTCACCGATTTTCTTGAACTGGTGCCGATCCAGTTTCCGATTTTCAACTGGGCTGATGTCGTCATCAATTTCGCAGTTGTCTGCTTCGCCGTCGATGCCTTCCGTGAACGCCATGGCCAAGTTGACTCCTAA
- a CDS encoding YcjF family protein, protein MKQQTRWLLAGAAALVALMVIGLVLQAIRNLLWDLSYWLPPWLVGPVLLIGAVLLVAALIQLGVPWLKCWKQGRHAQDSKSHKPAPPSNRRDAARQSLDSVDRLLARLQDDVARRSLLEERERVARQLDRGDLEVVVFGTGSSGKTSLIRALLKDIVGDVGASMGSTSESRSYRLRLKGLERGVLLVDTPGILEGGQDGRTREQQARQRASRADLMLVVVDGDLRSQELAIVQSLSGLGKRLLLVLNKCDLRGEEEERRLMLLLRERCLGWLPPDDVVGTSAAPQSLPRPGQKPWQPPAEVGQLLRRLAVVLHEDGEELLADNILLQCRSLGETGRNLLDQQREEEARRIVDRYTWISAGVVAATPLPGVDLLGTAAVNAQMVMEVAGVFGIQLTRTRAQDLALSVGRTLAGLGVVKGGVAIIGTALSVNLPTLLLGRAVQGVAAGWLTRIAGASFITFFQQDQDWGDGGVQDVVQRHYDLNRRDRSLREFLETALRRVVDPLQQEAKKRLPPRPGLRAEADASDRGYRES, encoded by the coding sequence ATGAAACAGCAGACCCGCTGGCTATTGGCAGGAGCTGCGGCTTTGGTCGCACTGATGGTGATTGGCCTGGTGCTTCAGGCCATCCGTAACCTGCTTTGGGATCTCAGCTATTGGTTGCCACCATGGCTCGTTGGGCCCGTGCTTCTCATCGGTGCCGTGCTTCTGGTGGCCGCACTGATCCAATTGGGTGTTCCGTGGCTGAAATGCTGGAAGCAAGGACGCCATGCCCAGGACTCGAAGTCACACAAGCCAGCGCCACCGAGCAATCGACGGGACGCAGCCCGTCAAAGCCTCGACAGTGTGGACCGACTTCTAGCTCGACTGCAGGACGATGTCGCCCGCCGATCGTTGCTGGAGGAGCGGGAGCGCGTGGCCCGACAACTCGACCGTGGCGATCTGGAAGTGGTGGTGTTTGGAACCGGATCAAGTGGAAAAACATCCCTGATCCGTGCCCTGTTGAAGGACATCGTTGGCGACGTGGGGGCATCCATGGGTTCCACCAGTGAAAGCCGCTCCTATCGCCTGAGGCTGAAGGGATTGGAGCGAGGCGTGCTTCTTGTGGATACGCCTGGAATCCTTGAAGGAGGCCAGGACGGACGCACCCGCGAGCAACAGGCCAGACAACGGGCGTCGCGCGCTGATCTGATGCTGGTCGTCGTGGATGGTGATCTGCGCAGCCAGGAACTGGCCATCGTTCAGAGCCTCTCTGGACTTGGCAAAAGGCTCCTCCTCGTGCTCAACAAGTGCGACCTCCGCGGGGAGGAAGAGGAGCGACGGCTGATGCTGCTCCTGCGTGAACGCTGCCTGGGTTGGCTTCCACCCGACGATGTTGTCGGGACCAGTGCAGCCCCCCAGTCGTTACCAAGACCAGGACAGAAACCCTGGCAGCCCCCCGCAGAGGTTGGGCAACTGCTCAGACGCCTCGCTGTCGTCCTGCATGAGGACGGCGAAGAGCTCCTTGCTGACAACATCCTTCTCCAGTGCCGATCGCTCGGTGAAACCGGCCGCAACCTTCTCGATCAACAGAGAGAAGAGGAAGCCCGACGCATTGTTGATCGCTACACGTGGATCAGCGCAGGTGTAGTGGCAGCCACTCCCTTACCGGGAGTGGATCTGCTGGGTACAGCCGCGGTCAATGCCCAGATGGTGATGGAGGTCGCTGGTGTTTTTGGCATTCAGCTCACCCGCACAAGGGCCCAAGACCTCGCCCTCTCCGTGGGCAGAACTTTGGCAGGTCTCGGTGTCGTCAAAGGTGGGGTGGCCATCATTGGAACAGCACTGAGTGTGAACCTTCCAACGCTCCTGCTTGGTCGAGCCGTGCAAGGGGTCGCAGCTGGATGGCTCACCAGAATTGCCGGTGCCAGCTTCATCACATTCTTTCAACAGGATCAAGACTGGGGCGATGGTGGCGTCCAAGACGTTGTTCAGAGGCATTACGACCTCAACCGTCGTGATCGCTCACTGCGGGAGTTTCTTGAGACAGCGCTCCGACGGGTGGTGGATCCTCTCCAACAAGAGGCGAAGAAACGACTGCCGCCCCGACCAGGGCTTCGGGCGGAGGCGGACGCATCGGACCGCGGCTATCGAGAATCGTGA
- a CDS encoding nucleoside deaminase, which yields MGATGEIPVAAVLLDQAGRCIGHGSNRRETHRDPLGHAELMALRQGALLLGDWRMNHCTLLVTLEPCPMCAGALVQARVGQVIFAARDRKRGGLGSTINLADHHSAHHHMRVVGGVMEEEASLQLASWFRQRRRSPGESEEAPTQTN from the coding sequence GTGGGTGCCACTGGAGAGATTCCTGTGGCGGCTGTACTTCTCGATCAAGCAGGGCGGTGCATTGGCCACGGATCCAATCGCAGGGAAACCCACAGAGACCCCCTCGGACATGCGGAGTTGATGGCGCTGCGTCAGGGCGCCTTGCTCCTTGGCGATTGGCGCATGAACCACTGCACCCTGCTGGTGACCCTGGAGCCATGCCCGATGTGTGCGGGAGCACTCGTTCAGGCCAGGGTGGGACAGGTGATTTTCGCTGCCAGAGACCGCAAACGCGGTGGGCTAGGCAGCACGATCAATCTCGCTGATCATCACTCCGCGCACCACCACATGCGAGTGGTGGGCGGAGTGATGGAAGAGGAGGCCTCGTTACAACTGGCGAGCTGGTTCAGGCAGCGACGCAGGAGCCCTGGCGAAAGCGAGGAAGCTCCGACTCAAACAAATTGA
- a CDS encoding DUF3148 domain-containing protein yields the protein MAVSIGDQVRLLRAQPFLKSADPMPMLRPPDLVDLDEVGTVTALHHGETVAVRFSRGTFLLGTDVLAPIGDQASS from the coding sequence ATGGCCGTTTCCATTGGTGACCAAGTACGACTGCTTCGCGCCCAGCCCTTTCTGAAGTCAGCGGATCCGATGCCGATGCTGCGACCACCCGATCTGGTGGATCTTGATGAAGTGGGAACGGTGACTGCTCTCCATCACGGAGAGACTGTCGCGGTGCGTTTTTCCCGAGGAACGTTTCTCCTGGGGACAGACGTACTGGCTCCCATCGGAGATCAAGCTTCAAGCTGA
- a CDS encoding pitrilysin family protein: protein MNGTTGVVIDPVATTGVLSAKLWIRRGSGEDPVGQRGGHQLLGSVLSRGCGPLDHVQLADLVEGCGAGLRCDTHEDGILISLKCTQNDADRLLPILGWMLQRPHLNPAQIALEKELSLQALQRQQEDPFQRAFDGWRQLAYGKGPYGHDPLGVAVDLEALDQNHLVALAAAINDGGSVLALSGTIPEGLQDILQGWGDGALQGRSQGESALDNGSELTSQSLTLNRVETEQVVLMLGQATLPHGHPDDLALRVLQAHLGSGMSSLLFRRLREDHGVAYDVGLHHPARQRSAPFVMHASTGVERARLSLELLMRSWDELLDSVIAQTDLDLAMAKFRGQLAHASQTTGQRAERRAQLRALGLPDDHDRRCVDQLNSLSGVALRAVALQHLKKPILSLCGPASSLRMLESVWRHGPFHSA from the coding sequence ATGAACGGCACCACTGGGGTGGTCATCGACCCGGTCGCAACCACCGGAGTCCTTTCGGCAAAGCTCTGGATCCGTCGCGGCAGCGGTGAAGATCCCGTTGGCCAGCGCGGTGGACATCAACTTCTCGGATCCGTTCTCAGCCGTGGCTGTGGACCGCTGGACCATGTCCAGCTGGCGGATTTAGTTGAAGGCTGCGGGGCAGGGCTTCGTTGCGATACCCACGAAGATGGAATCCTGATCAGCCTCAAATGCACGCAAAACGATGCCGACAGGCTGCTGCCGATCCTTGGGTGGATGCTGCAGCGTCCCCATCTGAACCCGGCTCAAATTGCGTTGGAAAAGGAGCTCAGCCTGCAGGCCCTCCAACGACAGCAGGAGGATCCGTTTCAGCGAGCCTTTGATGGCTGGCGACAGCTCGCCTACGGCAAAGGTCCCTATGGACACGACCCTCTTGGCGTCGCTGTCGATTTGGAGGCCCTTGATCAAAACCACCTGGTAGCCCTTGCAGCCGCAATCAACGATGGCGGATCCGTTCTGGCCCTCTCCGGAACGATTCCTGAAGGACTCCAGGACATCCTGCAGGGCTGGGGGGATGGAGCACTCCAAGGACGCTCGCAGGGGGAATCAGCCTTGGACAACGGTTCAGAGTTAACGAGCCAGTCGTTAACTCTGAACCGCGTTGAGACCGAACAGGTTGTGCTGATGCTCGGACAGGCCACGCTGCCCCACGGCCATCCGGATGATCTGGCCTTGAGGGTGCTCCAGGCCCATTTGGGATCGGGGATGTCGAGCCTTCTGTTCAGACGTTTACGCGAAGACCATGGTGTCGCTTATGACGTGGGACTTCACCATCCAGCAAGGCAGCGTTCCGCTCCCTTCGTGATGCACGCATCCACCGGGGTGGAGCGGGCGCGGCTAAGCCTCGAACTGTTGATGCGGAGTTGGGACGAGCTGTTGGACTCCGTGATTGCACAAACTGATCTCGATTTGGCGATGGCCAAGTTCCGGGGTCAGCTGGCCCACGCGTCCCAGACCACAGGCCAGCGGGCTGAGCGTCGCGCCCAGCTCCGAGCGCTTGGGCTTCCGGACGATCACGATCGTCGTTGTGTCGATCAACTCAACAGCCTCAGTGGTGTTGCACTCAGAGCAGTGGCCTTGCAGCACTTGAAGAAGCCGATCCTCAGTCTGTGTGGACCCGCTTCCTCCCTGCGCATGCTCGAATCCGTTTGGAGGCACGGACCGTTTCATTCAGCTTGA